The nucleotide window TTTAAGAGTTTTACAAAATGAAATGAAAATCCCAAATGAAACAATAAAAAAAGGATATGAACTTCAACTAAACTCTGATGAATTTCCTATTAAATTCAAAGGTGATTTAGGATTATGATAAAAGGCATAATAAAAGTAATTTTAGTAATATTTATAGTATTTAGTTTTAATGCTTGTGAGGACAAATCTTCACAAGAAAGCAAAAGCCAAGAAATAGTCTATATAGCAACTTTACCTATGCCAGAATGGGATGAAGTAGGTGGGAAGAAAATATGGGATGCATATAAAAATTGGCACGACGCCAAACATGACCCAATCCCAGCAACCCAAATAGGTTATGCTTATGCAAATAAATTACAAGATTATGAAAAAGCTTTACAGTGGTTTGAATACTCAAACTCTATGAAACCAACAGCAGATAATTCTGCTTATGCGTGTTATGTACTTCAAGAAATGAAACAATATGATAAAGCTATCAAATGGTGTAATGACTCAATCATTCAAGAAAGCAATAAAGAAGCATTGTTTATGCTTGGGACTGTATATGAAGATACACAAAAATATGATAAGGCAATAGAATATTATAAATTATCTGCAAATAAAGGTTATGTAAATGCAATGAATAACTTAGGGTTTGTTTATAATGAAAAATTAAAAGATTATAACCTAGCAGAACAATGGTATTTAAAAGCAGTAAAAAAAAGAAATTATACAGCTTTTAATAATATAGCTCTTTTTTATCATGAAGATTTACATGATGATATCAAAGCTTCTGCTTATGCTATAGCTTTAATAGGAAATAAATATAGTTATCAATCGGTTATGAATTTATTAAAAAAAGATTGGCAAATCCCAAATGATATTATTCAGAAAGGTTATGAACTTCAACTATCATCAGATGAATTTCCTATTAAATATAAAGAAAATCTAAATTTAGAGTAAATAAAAATGTCAATTTTTTTTAACCCAATAAAAGAATTTTCCGCAAAATATCTTTTAGAAATAAAAAATAAAAAAGAAGAATTAAAAACTATAAATAATGAAGGTTTTACAAGTGCTAAAAAGATAATTGATTTTATAGGTCAAAACTATAAAACAAATGAAAACTATTTTGAAACTGCCTTGGAAAATGAACTAAGCTTTTTTAAAACTAGCATATATGGTTTAGAAGTGAAAGAAACTGAGTATAAAATAGATAGAAGAATGTCAATAAATGGTATTGAGAGAAGTTTTAGAGTACATCATGCAATAAAGATTTCAAATACTTTAATTAATGATGTTAAATTCAAACTCTTTTTTACATCTTACAAAGGAAGTGAATATTTGAACATTACTAAAACTAGATTAATTGCCACTAATGGAGTTTTTAATCTTTTTCCTGATAATAATCCATATTATGATATAAATAATTTTGGATTTAATATTAAAAAAGTAGATTATAAAGCATATATTATTATCTTAAGTTCAATATTTAATGCTAAATATGAAATAACTTTAAGC belongs to Arcobacter defluvii and includes:
- a CDS encoding tetratricopeptide repeat protein, translating into MIKGIIKVILVIFIVFSFNACEDKSSQESKSQEIVYIATLPMPEWDEVGGKKIWDAYKNWHDAKHDPIPATQIGYAYANKLQDYEKALQWFEYSNSMKPTADNSAYACYVLQEMKQYDKAIKWCNDSIIQESNKEALFMLGTVYEDTQKYDKAIEYYKLSANKGYVNAMNNLGFVYNEKLKDYNLAEQWYLKAVKKRNYTAFNNIALFYHEDLHDDIKASAYAIALIGNKYSYQSVMNLLKKDWQIPNDIIQKGYELQLSSDEFPIKYKENLNLE